From the Streptomyces sp. NBC_00654 genome, the window GCTCAGCAGCGCGCACTTGACCCGGGCCGGGTACTTGGAGACACCGGCGAACGCGACCGCGTCCTCCAGCACCTCCTCCATCTCCTCGTCCGGCTCCAGCTGACCCTTGGACTGCATCAGCTCCAGGAACGCGTCCTGGATCCGCTGCGCCTGGGCGAGCTCCTTGCCGACCAGCAGCTCGTTCAGCACGGAGGCGCTGGCCTGGCTGATGGAGCAGCCCTGGCCCTCGTAGCTCACGTCGGCGACGGTCTCGCCGTCGTACTTCACCCGGAGCGTGATCTCGTCACCGCACGTCGGGTTGACGTGATGCACCTCGGCGTCGCCGTCCCGCAGGCCACGCCCATGGGGGTGCTTGTAGTGGTCCAGGATCACTTCCTGGTACATCGAATCAAGCTTCACCAGTCAGCCCTCAGCCGAAGAAGTTCCGGACGTGCTCCAGACCGTCCACCAGGGCGTCGACCTCGGCGGGCGTGGAGTACAGATAGAACGACGCTCGCGTCGTCGCAGGAATTCCGTACCGCAGGCAGACCGGCCGTGCGCAGTGGTGGCCGACGCGGACGGCGATGCCCTCCTCGTCGAGGACCTGGCCCACGTCGTGCGGGTGGATGTCGCCGAGCGTGAAGGAGATCGTGGCGCCGCGGTCCTCGGCCGTCGCCGGACCGATGATCCGGAGGTCCGGGACCTCCAGGAGCCGCTTCACCGCGTACTCGGTGATCGCGTGCTCGTGGCGGTAGATCTTCTCCATGCCGATCGCCGAGAGGTAGTCCACGGCCGCGCCGAGGCCGACGGCCTGGGCGATCGGGGGCGTACCCGCCTCGAACTTGTGCGGCGCGGGGGCATACGTCGACGAGTGCATCGACACGGTCTCGATCATCTCGCCGCCGCCGAGGAACGGGGGCAGGTCCTCCAGGAGTTCCTGCCGTCCCCACAGCACGCCGATGCCGGTCGGGCCGACCATCTTGTGGCCGGTGAAGGCCACGAAGTCGGCCTGCAGCGCCTGCACGTCGAGCACCATGTGCGGGGCCGCCTGCGAGGCGTCGATGCAGACCAGCGCGCCGACCTGCTGGGCACGGCGGATGATCTTCTCGACCGGGTTGATCGTGCCCATGATGTTCGA encodes:
- a CDS encoding cysteine desulfurase — translated: MTDARQGLSGLLDTEAIRKDFPLLDRTVHDGKKIVYLDSAATSQKPRQVLDALNEYYERHNANVHRGVYTIAEEATALYEGARDKVAAFINAPSRNEVIFTKNASESLNLVANMLGWADEPYRVDRDTEIVTTEMEHHSNIVPWQLLSQRTGAKLKWFGITDDGRLDLSNIDEIITEKTKIVSFTLVSNIMGTINPVEKIIRRAQQVGALVCIDASQAAPHMVLDVQALQADFVAFTGHKMVGPTGIGVLWGRQELLEDLPPFLGGGEMIETVSMHSSTYAPAPHKFEAGTPPIAQAVGLGAAVDYLSAIGMEKIYRHEHAITEYAVKRLLEVPDLRIIGPATAEDRGATISFTLGDIHPHDVGQVLDEEGIAVRVGHHCARPVCLRYGIPATTRASFYLYSTPAEVDALVDGLEHVRNFFG
- the sufU gene encoding Fe-S cluster assembly sulfur transfer protein SufU, which encodes MKLDSMYQEVILDHYKHPHGRGLRDGDAEVHHVNPTCGDEITLRVKYDGETVADVSYEGQGCSISQASASVLNELLVGKELAQAQRIQDAFLELMQSKGQLEPDEEMEEVLEDAVAFAGVSKYPARVKCALLSWMAWKDATAKALSEGKTA